The following coding sequences lie in one Polynucleobacter asymbioticus genomic window:
- the ppk2 gene encoding polyphosphate kinase 2, with product MSKSLITENTYEADLRLLQIELVKLQRHIIQKGKRLLVIFEGRDTAGKDGSIKSITENLSPRDTKIVALAPPSSLEEHEWYFQRYVAQLPSNGETVLFNRSWYNRAGVEKVMGFCTDDQYKLFMATVNDFESLLVRSNIQIIKYYLDISKEEQAKRLKARAKDPLKQWKISPIDQKAQKMWNAYSEARDEMLKKTNSSDAPWTVICADDKKLAHLNLIANLLSRVTYPGQDKQILKVDPQIVLSWPENSKKLPKLAK from the coding sequence ATGAGTAAATCACTGATAACTGAAAATACTTATGAGGCAGACCTACGACTACTACAAATTGAGTTAGTTAAACTACAGCGTCACATTATTCAAAAAGGTAAACGTCTCTTAGTTATTTTTGAAGGACGTGACACTGCGGGCAAAGATGGAAGCATTAAAAGCATTACTGAAAATTTAAGCCCTAGAGATACAAAAATAGTTGCTCTAGCCCCCCCATCCTCTCTAGAAGAACATGAGTGGTATTTTCAGAGGTACGTTGCACAACTCCCATCAAATGGTGAAACTGTCCTCTTCAATCGAAGCTGGTACAACCGGGCTGGTGTTGAAAAAGTCATGGGCTTTTGTACTGATGATCAATACAAGTTGTTCATGGCAACAGTAAATGATTTCGAATCCTTGCTCGTCAGATCCAATATTCAAATAATCAAGTACTACCTAGATATCTCAAAAGAAGAGCAAGCCAAAAGACTGAAGGCTCGAGCAAAAGATCCCCTGAAGCAGTGGAAGATCAGTCCTATTGATCAAAAGGCTCAGAAAATGTGGAACGCCTACTCTGAGGCTAGAGATGAAATGCTCAAGAAAACTAACTCATCTGATGCACCGTGGACCGTGATTTGTGCGGATGACAAGAAGCTTGCACATCTGAATTTGATTGCGAATCTCTTATCCCGAGTTACCTACCCAGGCCAAGATAAGCAGATCTTAAAAGTTGATCCTCAGATTGTTTTAAGCTGGCCAGAGAATTCTAAAAAACTGCCCAAACTAGCTAAATAG
- a CDS encoding YihY family inner membrane protein, protein MRLIQNPQLWLSLGKETWERNRGHNLKQVAASLAFTTTLSLIPMLTVASILIGYLPSVVRIKYAFQAWLLDTYMPGGLNQQVFNYLDQFSAQAKGLTLIGLLGLVITTIMTLAVIESAFNQIFRVTQTRPILKKVAIYSAATLLGPILLGVGTYFSGLLFSAAEGWTEALGFGLGLFATVVPVLLAMSVFSVAYKILPYAQIQWRDALSGAFFAALTFELMKFGFGLFLTNVAFYKTVYGAFAIVPLALIWIYLTWWITLAGAILVADLPSIRSGLVRVIRY, encoded by the coding sequence ATGCGCCTCATTCAGAATCCTCAATTATGGCTCTCTCTTGGAAAAGAGACTTGGGAGCGCAATCGTGGCCACAATCTCAAGCAAGTGGCGGCTAGCTTGGCCTTTACAACCACGCTCTCCTTGATTCCAATGCTGACGGTAGCCTCCATTTTGATTGGCTATCTTCCAAGCGTTGTGAGGATTAAATATGCCTTTCAGGCGTGGCTGCTCGATACCTATATGCCTGGTGGATTAAACCAACAAGTCTTTAATTATCTCGATCAGTTTTCAGCTCAGGCCAAAGGTCTCACCTTAATTGGTTTGCTCGGTTTAGTCATTACAACAATCATGACACTGGCGGTGATTGAAAGCGCTTTTAATCAGATCTTTCGAGTGACTCAAACTCGACCCATTCTGAAGAAGGTGGCAATCTACTCCGCGGCTACCTTATTGGGCCCCATCTTATTGGGTGTGGGAACCTATTTCAGCGGTCTTTTGTTTAGTGCGGCAGAAGGGTGGACCGAGGCTTTAGGTTTTGGGCTGGGCTTATTCGCAACCGTGGTTCCCGTATTGCTGGCGATGTCGGTATTTTCTGTGGCTTACAAAATTCTTCCTTATGCCCAAATTCAGTGGCGTGATGCCTTGAGTGGAGCCTTTTTTGCTGCGCTCACTTTTGAGTTAATGAAGTTTGGTTTTGGTCTCTTTTTAACCAATGTCGCCTTCTATAAAACTGTCTACGGTGCTTTTGCCATAGTCCCATTGGCACTGATTTGGATTTACCTGACCTGGTGGATTACTTTGGCCGGTGCCATCTTGGTTGCGGATCTCCCAAGCATTCGAAGTGGACTCGTAAGGGTTATTCGTTACTGA
- a CDS encoding DUF2069 domain-containing protein, with protein MFKNWLSKNPYQLIATAAFVDLFILCVAWEWFISPLRPGGSWLILKAIPLLFAIPGLWKGNVYTMQWASMLILLYITEGLVRILETGANFWMAALETAVGTVGFICLLMYLKPIKARAKAAKKERAAAGIDE; from the coding sequence ATGTTCAAAAACTGGCTCTCCAAAAATCCATATCAACTCATTGCTACTGCAGCTTTTGTTGACCTATTTATTCTGTGTGTTGCTTGGGAATGGTTTATTTCCCCGCTCAGGCCTGGCGGCTCTTGGCTTATTCTGAAGGCCATTCCCCTGCTATTTGCCATTCCCGGCTTATGGAAAGGCAATGTCTACACCATGCAATGGGCGTCAATGCTGATCCTGCTCTACATCACCGAAGGGTTGGTCCGGATTCTAGAAACTGGGGCTAATTTCTGGATGGCTGCCCTGGAAACGGCCGTAGGAACAGTCGGCTTTATTTGCTTGCTCATGTACCTCAAACCCATCAAAGCACGGGCTAAAGCGGCTAAAAAGGAGCGGGCTGCCGCAGGAATCGATGAGTAA
- a CDS encoding serine/threonine protein kinase, translated as MSQKKLVKQLLKKLDKLEAEREKLIDKLAKALDKLEKKTPVKKAPAKKAAAKKAPAKKVVTKKAPAKKVVAKKAVSKKVPTKKPAVKRAPAKKVAPTSAAQ; from the coding sequence ATGAGTCAGAAAAAATTAGTTAAGCAATTATTGAAAAAACTGGATAAGCTCGAAGCCGAAAGAGAGAAATTAATCGACAAGTTGGCAAAAGCGTTGGACAAGCTTGAGAAAAAGACTCCAGTTAAAAAGGCGCCAGCAAAGAAAGCTGCTGCCAAGAAAGCCCCAGCTAAAAAAGTAGTTACCAAAAAGGCGCCTGCAAAGAAAGTTGTTGCTAAAAAAGCAGTATCTAAGAAAGTACCAACAAAAAAGCCAGCTGTAAAAAGAGCTCCAGCTAAAAAAGTCGCTCCGACAAGCGCTGCCCAATAA
- a CDS encoding EF-hand domain-containing protein, with translation MLVFISKLGLISTAAFMLIAMPVSADEASRNKEIQERFSQCDVNRDGKLTRDEAKGCMPRIYDHFSSIDTQNKGYVTVAEIEAMTNR, from the coding sequence ATGTTAGTATTTATTTCTAAACTAGGTCTCATCAGCACAGCAGCATTCATGCTCATAGCAATGCCTGTCTCTGCTGATGAAGCATCACGAAATAAAGAAATCCAAGAGCGTTTTTCTCAATGCGATGTAAACCGTGATGGCAAGCTCACCCGAGATGAAGCTAAGGGTTGTATGCCGCGTATCTATGATCATTTCAGTAGTATTGATACGCAAAACAAAGGCTATGTTACTGTTGCTGAAATCGAGGCAATGACCAATAGGTAG
- a CDS encoding OmpA family protein, translating to MSKNSSFIAMSDFMTSLFMIFLLLTVVLLTEVSRISINEDSAKQTRIQLLGELEAEFAQDLPKWDAQILDDLTLRFKNPDLMFATGKAEVKPEFKAVMDSFLPRYFAIITKPKFKPYIKELRIEGHTSAFWAVGTDTKTAYLLNMELSQRRALSTLTYTLQNSDQNYDWVVSNLYSIGLSSSKPIVVSADDVRNQRVEFKINLLGNIK from the coding sequence ATGTCTAAAAACTCCTCCTTCATTGCAATGAGCGACTTTATGACGTCGCTTTTCATGATTTTCTTGTTACTAACAGTAGTTCTACTAACTGAAGTCTCACGCATTAGTATTAATGAAGATTCAGCTAAACAAACTCGAATCCAACTACTCGGTGAATTAGAGGCCGAGTTTGCTCAAGACCTCCCCAAATGGGACGCACAAATTCTTGACGATCTAACATTACGCTTTAAAAATCCGGATTTGATGTTTGCGACTGGCAAAGCAGAGGTAAAACCTGAATTTAAAGCTGTTATGGATTCTTTTCTACCTCGTTACTTTGCGATTATCACCAAGCCGAAATTTAAGCCGTACATTAAAGAGCTTAGGATTGAAGGGCATACCTCTGCATTTTGGGCTGTAGGTACCGACACAAAAACTGCCTATTTACTTAATATGGAGCTGTCTCAGAGAAGAGCCCTATCAACACTTACCTATACATTACAAAACTCAGATCAGAATTATGATTGGGTTGTATCGAATTTATACTCGATTGGACTATCCAGCTCAAAACCCATTGTTGTATCTGCTGATGATGTTCGTAACCAAAGGGTTGAATTCAAAATTAATCTCCTTGGAAACATCAAATGA
- a CDS encoding MFS transporter, which yields MFKTLMSLPRTVWLIGLISFVNDAASEMLYPLMPLYLATVLMAGPKALGLIEGIAEASSSIFKLVSGVIVDRTKRTKPWIVIGYFLAGVGRPLIAIASSWAWVLCIRFTDRLGKGLRSSPRDALLAESVAPNQRGITFGLHRSMDNAGAVFGPLMAAFLLSINIPLRDIFLWAVVPGIIAVSLALCLKEPPLDQVKTKPFSWSLEGLPSQFKRYILVAGIFALANSSDMFLLLRARELGVPQEQIPLLWAAISLITTVFGTPLSALSDRFSRQHFILVAWCAFAFFYIAMSFSGLSIWMLCGLFGIYGLFKAATEGVEKALVADLAPSGMAGTAFGWFNLISGLMLLPASLIFGWLYESFNPSYAFLFSGSCAGIAFLLLAFWVFRPLETQNPR from the coding sequence ATGTTCAAAACTTTAATGTCTCTACCCCGAACTGTATGGCTAATTGGTCTGATTAGTTTTGTGAATGATGCCGCAAGTGAAATGCTTTATCCCTTGATGCCGCTATACCTCGCAACCGTTCTGATGGCAGGACCTAAAGCGCTCGGCTTAATTGAGGGGATCGCTGAGGCTAGCTCCAGTATCTTCAAGTTAGTTTCTGGGGTCATTGTGGATCGAACCAAAAGGACCAAGCCTTGGATAGTGATTGGATATTTCTTGGCTGGGGTTGGTAGGCCATTGATTGCGATTGCCAGTTCTTGGGCATGGGTTTTATGCATTCGGTTTACCGATCGCCTCGGCAAGGGCTTGAGAAGTTCGCCGCGAGATGCCCTGCTTGCAGAGAGTGTTGCGCCAAATCAGCGAGGAATAACCTTTGGCTTACATCGTTCGATGGATAATGCCGGCGCTGTCTTTGGCCCCTTGATGGCGGCATTTCTGTTGTCGATCAATATCCCCTTGCGAGATATCTTTCTGTGGGCGGTAGTCCCCGGCATCATTGCCGTCAGCTTGGCTCTCTGCCTCAAAGAACCGCCACTTGATCAAGTGAAGACTAAGCCTTTTTCCTGGTCACTAGAGGGATTGCCCTCACAATTTAAGCGCTATATTTTGGTTGCTGGAATTTTTGCCTTAGCCAATTCATCTGACATGTTCTTATTATTGAGAGCTAGAGAGCTCGGCGTTCCTCAGGAGCAGATTCCTCTTCTGTGGGCTGCCATCTCTCTAATTACGACTGTTTTTGGAACGCCGCTATCTGCACTTTCGGATAGATTTAGTCGTCAGCATTTCATTTTGGTCGCTTGGTGTGCTTTTGCTTTCTTCTACATTGCTATGAGTTTTTCTGGACTCTCTATATGGATGCTCTGTGGGCTATTTGGAATATATGGATTATTTAAGGCTGCAACCGAAGGTGTGGAAAAGGCTTTAGTAGCCGATTTAGCTCCAAGTGGGATGGCTGGGACGGCATTTGGCTGGTTTAATCTCATCTCAGGCTTGATGTTGTTGCCCGCGTCCCTAATATTTGGCTGGCTTTATGAGTCATTTAACCCTAGCTATGCATTTCTATTCTCGGGCTCATGTGCCGGCATAGCCTTTTTATTGCTGGCATTTTGGGTTTTCAGACCCCTAGAAACACAAAACCCCAGATAA
- the aroC gene encoding chorismate synthase, with translation MSGNTLGLLFTVTTFGESHGPAIGAVVDGCPPGMSLCEADLQIDLNRRKPGTSRHVTQRQEADQVEILSGVYEGKTTGAPIGLLIRNTDQRSQDYGNILQTFRPGHADYAYHYKYGLRDPRGGGRSSARLTAPVVAAAAIAKKWLKEQYGTEFYGYMSQLGEIEIPFKDAALIESNPFFAANADIVPQLEAYMDSLRKAGDSCGAKIEVRARNVPIGLGEPLFDKLDADIAHAMMGINAVKGIEIGSGFKSVAQRGSEHGDELHPDGFASNNAGGTLGGISSGQDLRVSIAIKPTSSILSPKESIDLDGKPITVQTKGRHDPCVGIRATPIAEAMLALVLIDHALRHRAQCGDVKHTVPPIPAARPGSVTD, from the coding sequence ATGTCAGGAAATACTTTAGGCCTTCTCTTTACCGTCACTACTTTTGGTGAATCCCATGGTCCCGCGATTGGTGCTGTTGTTGATGGCTGCCCTCCGGGGATGTCTTTGTGCGAAGCGGATTTGCAGATTGATTTAAATCGTCGCAAGCCCGGCACCTCCCGCCATGTGACTCAACGTCAAGAAGCTGACCAAGTGGAGATTCTCTCCGGCGTATATGAAGGTAAAACTACTGGTGCGCCCATTGGTTTGTTAATTCGGAATACCGATCAACGCAGCCAGGATTACGGCAACATTCTGCAAACATTTAGACCTGGTCATGCGGATTACGCCTATCACTACAAATATGGTTTGCGCGATCCTCGCGGTGGCGGACGATCTTCTGCTCGATTAACTGCGCCAGTAGTGGCCGCAGCAGCCATAGCTAAGAAGTGGCTCAAAGAACAGTACGGTACTGAGTTTTATGGCTATATGAGTCAACTTGGTGAAATTGAAATTCCATTCAAAGACGCAGCGCTGATCGAGAGCAATCCTTTCTTTGCTGCCAATGCCGATATCGTCCCTCAGTTAGAGGCGTATATGGACTCACTGCGCAAAGCAGGGGATTCATGTGGAGCGAAAATTGAAGTGCGGGCGCGCAACGTTCCGATTGGATTGGGCGAGCCTTTATTTGATAAGTTGGATGCTGATATTGCGCATGCCATGATGGGTATCAATGCCGTTAAAGGTATTGAGATCGGCTCAGGCTTTAAGTCAGTAGCGCAACGTGGCAGTGAACATGGTGATGAGCTGCATCCAGATGGATTTGCTAGCAATAATGCTGGTGGTACTTTGGGTGGCATTAGTAGCGGTCAAGATTTGCGCGTATCGATTGCCATCAAACCTACCTCTAGCATTCTGAGTCCAAAAGAATCCATTGATTTGGATGGCAAGCCTATCACTGTGCAAACCAAAGGTCGCCATGATCCTTGTGTTGGCATCCGAGCAACACCGATTGCTGAAGCGATGCTGGCTTTGGTATTAATCGACCATGCTTTACGTCATCGCGCTCAGTGTGGTGATGTAAAACATACTGTTCCGCCGATACCGGCTGCACGTCCTGGTTCAGTAACCGATTAA
- a CDS encoding MFS transporter produces MTPSVRWAFGSFFFLYFAYVGLVSPYASLFFLDRGFSVIEIAVLMSMLQITRIVGPFSWGWLSDYLSDRIGIIRFCACLAAATFLSIFFLQTYIAFFIWMFVLHTILSSLMPLGESATVHALFKDNSFDKRYGRLRLWGSIGFIVMVLFAGELFQREGIELYPIVGAVILTFLALVTFRLHEPKMERRKMVKGELLIVLFNPDVRWFLLSGFFMIFAHAALYVFFSLYLADLGYDKFQIGLFWALGVAAEVIFFYFQSKVLSRLDAEIVLQIAFGIGVIRFILIAFFPVTWVLILAQLMHAATFGAHHSAATKLLQRWFTGSLQARGQALMATVSYGLGGTLGGLVAGWLWDATQPRNVFVMSALACGLAGMAIGKMRPRRYPAR; encoded by the coding sequence ATGACACCTTCAGTGCGTTGGGCCTTCGGGTCCTTTTTCTTTTTATATTTCGCTTATGTCGGCTTGGTGTCTCCATACGCCAGCCTCTTTTTTCTTGATCGCGGTTTTAGTGTCATTGAGATCGCAGTCTTGATGTCCATGTTGCAAATTACCCGCATAGTGGGCCCATTCTCTTGGGGGTGGTTATCGGACTATCTGTCCGATCGTATTGGGATTATTCGTTTTTGTGCTTGCCTGGCCGCAGCGACTTTCTTGAGTATCTTTTTTCTCCAAACTTACATTGCCTTCTTTATCTGGATGTTTGTACTGCATACCATCCTGAGTAGCTTGATGCCATTGGGTGAGTCTGCAACGGTGCATGCTTTATTTAAAGACAATTCATTTGATAAGCGTTATGGCCGTTTACGTTTATGGGGATCCATTGGTTTTATCGTGATGGTCTTATTTGCTGGTGAGTTATTTCAGCGTGAGGGCATTGAGCTATACCCCATTGTGGGCGCGGTGATCTTGACCTTCTTAGCCTTGGTGACCTTTCGTCTACATGAGCCAAAGATGGAACGCCGCAAGATGGTCAAGGGCGAGTTGCTGATTGTTTTATTTAATCCGGATGTGCGTTGGTTTCTGCTATCAGGCTTTTTTATGATCTTTGCACATGCTGCTTTGTATGTGTTCTTTTCACTCTACCTAGCCGATTTGGGTTACGACAAATTTCAGATTGGATTATTTTGGGCTTTGGGTGTTGCTGCAGAAGTCATCTTCTTTTATTTCCAGAGCAAAGTGCTCAGTCGTTTGGATGCCGAAATAGTTTTGCAAATCGCATTTGGTATTGGTGTGATTCGTTTCATCTTGATTGCCTTTTTCCCGGTAACTTGGGTTTTGATTCTGGCTCAGCTGATGCATGCAGCAACGTTTGGCGCTCACCACAGTGCGGCCACTAAGTTATTGCAACGTTGGTTTACTGGCTCCCTACAGGCGCGAGGGCAGGCCTTGATGGCAACGGTATCTTATGGTTTGGGTGGAACGCTGGGTGGCTTAGTTGCTGGTTGGTTATGGGATGCAACGCAACCACGCAATGTGTTTGTGATGTCAGCTTTAGCCTGTGGTCTAGCGGGTATGGCGATTGGAAAAATGCGCCCGCGCCGCTACCCAGCTAGATAA
- a CDS encoding alpha/beta hydrolase, which translates to MAYVIEGFKESTITVPSADGPIDIACQTAGSGPALLLLHGFPQTKAIWRHVAPQLAKRFSVVVTDLRGYGASSKPAGAPDHSTYSKRSMAADQHAVMQALGHKQFSVIGHDRGGRVSHRLAMDFPESVERLMVLDISPTLSMYENTTMEFARGYWHWFFLIQAHPIPETLIGANPEFWLRNHMGRHAGIGIFDPQCWAEYLAGASNAESMHAMCEDYRAAASIDLIHDRTDRDAGKKLQMPFRVLWGERGLVAKCFSPIEDWKKVATDVSGKALPCGHYIPEELPQELIVEADLFLA; encoded by the coding sequence ATGGCGTACGTAATTGAAGGCTTTAAAGAATCCACTATTACCGTTCCCTCGGCAGATGGACCGATAGATATTGCTTGCCAAACCGCGGGCTCTGGACCAGCCTTGCTATTACTGCATGGATTTCCTCAAACTAAAGCAATTTGGCGTCATGTCGCTCCGCAGTTAGCAAAACGCTTTTCTGTTGTTGTGACAGATCTTCGTGGCTATGGCGCCTCATCAAAACCAGCGGGCGCTCCAGATCATTCGACGTACTCAAAGAGATCTATGGCTGCAGATCAGCATGCAGTAATGCAAGCACTTGGGCATAAACAGTTTTCTGTAATTGGCCATGATCGCGGTGGACGGGTATCACATCGTCTGGCAATGGATTTCCCTGAAAGTGTTGAGCGACTGATGGTGCTCGATATTTCTCCAACACTCTCCATGTATGAAAACACAACGATGGAATTTGCTAGAGGCTATTGGCATTGGTTTTTCTTGATCCAAGCTCACCCCATTCCAGAAACACTGATTGGTGCTAATCCAGAGTTTTGGCTACGAAATCACATGGGTAGACATGCAGGTATCGGAATTTTTGATCCGCAATGCTGGGCCGAGTACCTTGCGGGGGCAAGCAATGCAGAATCGATGCATGCTATGTGCGAGGATTATCGTGCCGCAGCTTCAATTGACTTAATTCATGATCGAACGGATAGGGATGCTGGTAAAAAATTGCAAATGCCGTTTCGGGTTTTGTGGGGAGAGCGGGGCCTTGTGGCTAAATGCTTTTCACCAATTGAAGACTGGAAGAAAGTCGCTACGGATGTTTCTGGTAAAGCGCTGCCTTGCGGCCACTACATTCCTGAGGAGTTGCCGCAGGAGCTAATTGTTGAGGCTGACTTATTCCTTGCTTGA
- a CDS encoding DUF3313 domain-containing protein — protein sequence MNKLGALVAAISVATLLTACSNTPKLASQPMPKSGFLPNYSVLVPIATSESDTRIWRYRKAGVNPGAYTAVILDPIYLNQNATKEISPEVINQARIALQDSMVSAVNSRGNIKIVNQPGPGVARISVGITGAESSSDSLQPWNFTPIGLAMNAAAYAGGMNSKTPAMLVESKITDSQSKEVIGEGLVTIQGESFRTGGGSVESFIAMAKKVVQVALETSADPRATAAK from the coding sequence ATGAATAAATTAGGCGCTTTAGTTGCAGCAATCTCTGTAGCTACTTTATTGACTGCTTGTAGTAATACCCCTAAATTGGCGAGTCAGCCAATGCCCAAGTCTGGCTTCTTGCCGAATTATTCAGTGCTAGTGCCGATAGCTACATCTGAATCGGACACCCGCATTTGGAGATATCGCAAGGCTGGGGTTAATCCAGGTGCATACACAGCAGTGATTTTGGATCCGATTTATTTAAACCAAAACGCTACCAAGGAAATTTCTCCAGAGGTGATTAATCAAGCGCGGATTGCATTGCAGGATTCCATGGTGAGCGCGGTGAATAGCCGCGGAAATATCAAGATTGTGAATCAGCCTGGCCCTGGCGTAGCTCGTATCTCAGTTGGCATTACTGGTGCAGAGAGCTCTTCAGATAGTCTGCAGCCATGGAATTTCACACCGATTGGTTTAGCCATGAATGCTGCTGCTTATGCAGGTGGCATGAATTCTAAAACTCCAGCGATGTTAGTAGAAAGCAAGATTACAGACAGTCAATCTAAAGAAGTCATTGGCGAAGGCTTAGTGACTATTCAGGGTGAATCTTTCCGTACTGGCGGTGGTTCAGTTGAATCATTTATAGCGATGGCTAAAAAGGTAGTGCAGGTTGCATTGGAAACCTCTGCCGACCCAAGAGCTACTGCTGCTAAATAA
- a CDS encoding CBS domain-containing protein: MKVCDILRVKGSTLFTVAPDTALQTAVLVMSEHDIGSLVVMEYDKLVGILTFREVIAALAKHHGKLDDLKVQSVMNAKPLTCNMETEIDEVRRMMLVEHARYLPVIDQKMLMGVISFYDVAKSVVEAQDFENTMLKAYIRDWPEEAEKAAP; the protein is encoded by the coding sequence ATGAAGGTTTGTGACATATTGCGCGTTAAAGGCAGCACACTATTTACAGTGGCGCCAGATACCGCTCTGCAAACTGCGGTCTTGGTGATGAGTGAGCACGATATTGGCTCATTGGTCGTCATGGAGTATGACAAGTTGGTCGGCATCCTCACATTCCGCGAGGTGATTGCTGCATTGGCTAAGCACCACGGCAAATTAGACGACCTGAAGGTTCAAAGCGTCATGAATGCCAAGCCACTGACATGCAATATGGAAACTGAGATTGATGAAGTACGCCGCATGATGCTCGTTGAGCATGCGCGCTATTTACCGGTGATTGATCAAAAGATGCTGATGGGTGTGATTTCTTTCTACGACGTGGCTAAATCCGTTGTTGAGGCTCAAGACTTCGAGAACACCATGCTCAAGGCATATATCCGCGACTGGCCAGAAGAGGCCGAAAAAGCTGCTCCTTAA
- the wrbA gene encoding NAD(P)H:quinone oxidoreductase — protein MSQSDILVLYYSRYGATRDLARLIAEGVESVPGANARLRTVPAVSTVCESTEAAVPADGAPYVEYADLKECIGLALGSPTRFGNMAAPMKYFWDGSSSEWMNGALVGKPACVFTSTGSLHGGQESTLFTMMIPLLHHGMMIMGIPYSEPDLMSTSTGGSPYGVTHLAHADGRAPISAEEQRLAIAQGKRLALTALKLI, from the coding sequence ATGAGCCAATCTGATATTTTAGTTTTGTACTATTCGCGCTACGGAGCCACTCGGGACTTGGCTCGCCTGATTGCGGAAGGTGTTGAAAGTGTTCCGGGTGCCAATGCCCGATTGCGCACGGTTCCAGCCGTCTCTACCGTATGCGAATCTACAGAGGCTGCCGTTCCAGCCGATGGTGCTCCTTACGTTGAATATGCAGACCTGAAGGAATGTATTGGCCTAGCTTTGGGATCCCCCACGCGCTTTGGCAACATGGCTGCCCCCATGAAATACTTTTGGGATGGCAGCTCCTCAGAGTGGATGAATGGCGCGCTAGTTGGCAAGCCAGCCTGCGTCTTTACAAGTACCGGTAGCTTACATGGCGGTCAAGAAAGCACTCTTTTCACCATGATGATTCCCCTGCTTCACCACGGCATGATGATCATGGGTATTCCGTATAGCGAGCCTGATTTGATGAGCACTTCAACTGGCGGCAGCCCTTATGGAGTAACTCATCTCGCCCATGCAGATGGCAGAGCACCGATTAGCGCCGAAGAGCAGCGCCTCGCGATTGCTCAGGGCAAACGTCTCGCACTCACAGCACTCAAACTTATTTAA
- the pcaC gene encoding 4-carboxymuconolactone decarboxylase — protein MNKEAFEKGLKTRREVLGAEYVDNSIKNADAFNMPMQELVTEYCWNEIWNRPGLDRRTRSIINLSMITALNRPHELKLHVRGAINNGLTKEDIQEVFLQAAIYCGVPAAIDSFRCAKEVFAEMGI, from the coding sequence ATGAACAAAGAAGCGTTTGAAAAAGGACTTAAAACTCGTCGCGAAGTACTAGGTGCAGAGTATGTAGATAACTCCATCAAGAATGCGGATGCATTTAATATGCCCATGCAGGAACTAGTGACTGAGTATTGCTGGAATGAAATTTGGAACCGCCCTGGCCTAGACCGCAGAACGAGAAGCATCATTAACCTATCCATGATTACTGCCTTAAATCGCCCTCATGAGCTCAAGCTTCATGTGAGAGGCGCAATTAATAACGGCTTAACTAAAGAAGATATCCAAGAAGTATTTTTACAAGCCGCAATTTACTGTGGCGTACCTGCAGCTATTGATAGCTTTAGATGTGCAAAAGAGGTCTTTGCAGAGATGGGAATTTAA
- a CDS encoding MarR family winged helix-turn-helix transcriptional regulator, translating to MFEQCLYFNTTSLARQLEREWTIAFKPFGLTPSQAFMLRVVLDKAPLLQSELALEMNISRPTATRGLDGLERLILIKRVSSQKDGREQEIHPTKKAIEMKDAINAASGAVTKRLKKTLGTGHFEDVVGQLRGISSALK from the coding sequence ATGTTCGAACAATGCCTCTATTTCAATACCACCAGCCTAGCTCGCCAGCTGGAGCGAGAATGGACGATTGCATTTAAGCCTTTTGGTCTTACCCCTTCTCAAGCCTTCATGCTCAGGGTCGTATTAGATAAAGCCCCACTATTACAAAGTGAGCTGGCTTTGGAAATGAATATCAGCCGCCCCACCGCTACTAGAGGTTTAGATGGCCTTGAAAGATTGATCCTAATTAAGCGGGTTTCCTCTCAAAAGGATGGTCGGGAACAAGAGATTCATCCAACCAAGAAGGCTATTGAGATGAAAGATGCCATTAATGCTGCCAGTGGAGCTGTTACCAAGCGCCTGAAGAAAACGTTAGGAACTGGACACTTTGAAGATGTTGTTGGGCAACTTCGGGGCATTAGCTCTGCCCTGAAGTAA